In Aspergillus fumigatus Af293 chromosome 4, whole genome shotgun sequence, one genomic interval encodes:
- a CDS encoding putative dynamin GTPase translates to MLGCIVESCHTWACILVWGTSGLLASAAVCTHLSVRTSYKESLPCHEKEPKSVVWSSQLLFLPVSRRFIIMVLRKLSSPSLEALCSKEQIELLDSIDHLRLQGINHYISLPQIIVCGDQSSGKSSVLEAISGVSFPIRSSLCTRFPTELVLRKSSQVGVCVSIVPHRSRSESEREALAQFHEELDSFEGLPQLIENAKSAMGIYTNAKSFSNDLLRVEVSGPDRPHLTIVDLPGLIHSETKQQSAADVELVHDVVKSYMEEPRSIILAVVSAKNDVPNQIVLKLARAADPHGTRTLGVITKPDTLVRGSDSEAQFVSLAKNQEVEFRLGWHALKNMDTDKGAWTLAERDKEEHAFFASGVWEALPRSHVGIDQLRKRLSKLLLAQIATELPSLMQEIKAKLEDCSQKLEKLGEPRTTEEEQRSYLFHCSQSFQNLVKSAVEGTYSDPFFENAKSETGYKRRLRAVVQNLNEQFTSRMKRRGHYYEIDDEDDENGESLGGQVFISREHYIRHVENLLRRTRGKELPGTFNSTIVNDLFLEQSKPWEKLTSEHVREVWEAAKAFVKIAVTEVTDMSTSSAILMEVFDPSLDNILKSLEHKTGEMFRAYREGHPITYNHSFTDSLQQTRQDILMPRLSYAIRRFFQVPQLTSSQCLDDTFDLLHLRDSLMESLKADTARFAALQALDCMRAYYEVALKRFVDGIAIEVIETALVQALVKIFSPITVYNMPSSLVTRIAGESKESHDMREQLSQKLKTLRNGFETCRRFLPVPSLEVEPSRIQHASVVANSSEASPVYKSSDKDTASETSVSLASMPASPAI, encoded by the exons ATGTTGGGCTGTATAGTGGAATCTTGTCACACTTGGGCGTGTATATTGGTATGGGGCACATCTGGTCTCCTTGCTTCGGCAGCGGTTTGTACTCACTTATCCGTCCGGACCTCATATAAAGAGAGTCTCCCATGCCACGAAAAGGAGCCTAAGTCCGTCGTTTGGAGCAGTCAGCTACTCTTCCTACCAGTGAGCCGGCGTTTCATCATAATGGTCCTGCGAAAGCTGTCGTCCCCCTCGTTAGAGGCGCTCTGTTCGAAGGAGCAGATCGAGCTCTTGGACTCCATCGatcatctccgtctccaggGAATCAATCACTACATCTCCTTGCCTCAGATTATCGTCTGCGGCGATCAGTCGTCTGGTAAGAGCTCCGTGTTGGAAGCCATATCCGGCGTCTCTTTTCCCATCCGGAGCAGTCTTTGCACCCGATTCCCAACGGAGCTCGTTCTACGCAAGAGTAGCCAGGTCGGCGTGTGTGTGTCCATTGTCCCACATCGGTCTCGTAGCGAATCCGAACGGGAGGCGCTCGCCCAATTCCACGAGGAGCTTGATAGCTTTGAGGGTCTTCCTCAATTGATCGAGAACGCAAAGTCTGCCATGGGCATTTACACCAACGCCAAATCCTTCTCGAATGACCTTCTTCGGGTTGAGGTATCCGGGCCAGACCGTCCACATTTGACCATTGTTGATCTTCCGGGCTTGATCCATTCCGAAACAAAACAGCAGTCGGCGGCGGACGTTGAATTGGTCCACGACGTGGTGAAATCCTACATGGAGGAGCCACGAAGCATCATCCTTGCTGTGGTATCAGCAAAGAACGATGTTCCTAATCAGATTGTCCTCAAGCTTGCCCGTGCAGCAGATCCGCACGGCACCCGAACTCTGGGCGTTATCACAAAGCCCGACACCTTGGTCCGCGGCTCGGACAGCGAAGCCCAATTTGTGTCTCTTGCCAAAAACCAAGAGGTCGAATTCCGCCTAGGCTGGCACGCTCTAAAAAATATGGACACCGACAAGGGCGCATGGACGCTTGCAGAGCGAGACAAAGAGGAACATGCCTTCTTTGCGTCAGGCGTTTGGGAGGCTTTGCCGCGGTCCCACGTTGGGATCGATCAATTGCGGAAGCGCCTGAGCAAGCTCCTCCTGGCTCAGATAGCCACGGAATTACCCAGTCTGATGCAGGAGATCAAAGCGAAGCTCGAAGATTGTTCgcagaagctggaaaagtTAGGAGAGCCACGCACGACGGAGGAAGAACAGAGGTCCTATCTTTTCCACTGCAGTCAGTCTTTCCAGAATCTCGTAAAATCGGCAGTGGAAGGAACCTATAGCGACCCTTTCTTCGAGAATGCAAAGTCCGAGACCGGGTACAAGAGGAGACTGCGCGCCGTTGTGCAGAATCTGAACGAGCAGTTCACGTCTCGCATGAAACGGCGGGGGCATTATTACGAgattgatgacgaggacgatgagaacGGAGAATCGTTGGGCGGCCAAGTTTTCATTTCACGGGAGCACTACATTCGTCATGTTGAAAACCTCCTGCGGCGAACGAGGGGAAAGGAACTCCCGGGTACTTTCAACTCGACGATTGTCAACGACCTGTTCCTCGAGCAATCTAAGCCGTGGGAGAAACTTACATCGGAGCATGTTCGGGAAGTGTGGGAGGCCGCGAAAGCCTTCGTCAAGATCGCGGTGACCGAAGTCACTGATATGAGCACCTCCAGCGCCATTCTGATGGAAGTGTTCGACCCGAGTCTCGATAACATCCTGAAATCCCTGGAGCACAAAACCGGCGAGATGTTCCGCGCTTATCGAGAAGGTCACCCCATCACCTACAACCATAGCTTCACTGATAGCCTCCAACAAACGCGGCAGGACATTTTGATGCCCAGGCTCTCCTATGCCATTCGAAGATTCTTCCAAGTACCTCAGCTCACCTCCTCGCAATGTCTGGATGATACTTtcgaccttcttcatctccgtGATAGCTTGATGGAGTCTTTGAAGGCAGACACGGCACGCTTCGCTGCACTGCAGGCTCTAGATTGCATGAGAGCATACTACGAG GTCGCATTGAAACGGTTTGTTGATGGGATTGCGATTGAGGTTATAGAGACTGCCCTTGTCCAGGCCCTCGTTAAGATCTTTTCACCGATCACGGTGTACAACATGCCCAGTTCTCTTGTCACGCGAATTGCGGGAGAGTCGAAAGAGAGCCATGATATGCGAGAACAGCTTTCCCAAAAACTCAAGACTCTGAGAAATGGGTTTGAAACCTGCAGAAGATTTCTTCCGGTGCCTAGCTTGG AAGTAGAGCCATCTAGAATCCAGCACGCTTCGGTTGTCGCCAATAGCTCGGAGGCCAGCCCCGTGTATAAGTCGTCGGATAAAGACACGGCGTCCGAAACAAGTGTTTCTTTGGCCAGCATGCCGGCCTCCCCGGCCATCTGA
- a CDS encoding putative MFS multidrug transporter, with protein MIIARFFNGLSGSAFLSVAGGTVGDLFHRQELAALMRVYTASPFIGPEIGPLVGGFINTYTTRYPAHNSGRLSPVTDFVGAGHFTFS; from the exons ATGATCATAGCGCGGTTCTTTAACGGCCTGTCTGGAAGCGCGTTTCTGAGTGTCGCTGGCGGCACAGTTGGTGACCTCTTCCACCGGCAGGAGCTCGCGGCCCTGATGAGAGTCTATACTGCGAGCCCGTTCATTGGTCCTGAGATTGGTCCTCT AGTTGGAGGCTTCATCAATACATACACCACACGGTACCCCGCCCACAACTCTGGAAGACTGAGTCCCGTCACTGACTTCGTAGGCGCTGGACATTTTACGTTCTCATAA
- a CDS encoding putative MFS multidrug transporter, whose translation MQLLAFEPMCMNLCVFSAILLGILYLFFGAFELVFSHVYGFNLWQIGSSFLGILVGMMSAILTDPLWRRNYARLERKHQDTVGEKNEFRPEWRLPPGPLGGAHYWKRGVRSRV comes from the exons ATGCAGCTATTGGCATTTGAACCCATGTGCATGAATCTGTGCGTATTCTCGGCCATCTTGCTCGGCATCCTATATCTCTTCTTTGGTGCCTTTGAACTAGTCTTCTCCCATGTCTATGGCTTCAATCTCTGGCAAATCGGCAGTTCGTTTTTGGGGATCCTTGTCGGAATGATGTCAGCAATCCTGACGGATCCCCTGTGGCGTAGGAACTATGCCCGTCTCGAACGCAAACATCAAGACACCGTTGGGGAGAAAAACGAATTCAGGCCAGAATGGCGACTTCCTCCTG GTCCACTGGGTGGTGCCCATTATTGGAAGCGCGGTGTTCGGAGCAGGGTATGA
- a CDS encoding SDR family NAD(P)-dependent oxidoreductase — protein sequence MPINHLTSATRHLPNMVRVLITGSADGLGLEAARQLANRGHTVYLHARNEKRAADAKAACPGAAGVLIADLSNLAETRRLADEANAIGQFDAVILNAGMLYGPFRKTPDTGIPAMVFVNVVAPYILTCLLRRPKRLVFISSQLHRQGDASVEDIFWFKRGEGRFQDFPAYCDSKLHVLLLANAVARRYKDTSVVSVHPGWIATKLGGEGAPDKLEDGVDTYVMLAEGDYDQNLTGKYFEPKRVLGRPLPASEDINLQEKVVKACEEVTGLKLPA from the coding sequence ATGCCTATCAACCACTTGACATCAGCTACACGACACTTACCCAACATGGTCCGTGTGCTCATCACCGGCTCCGCTGACGGCCTGGGTCTCGAGGCCGCACGCCAACTGGCGAACCGTGGCCACACCGTCTACCTGCACGCGCGCAACGAGAAGCGCGCTGCTGATGCGAAAGCCGCCTGTCCCGGCGCTGCGGGAGTGCTCATTGCCGATTTATCGAATCTGGCTGAAACCCGCCGGCTTGCCGATGAAGCCAACGCGATCGGCCAATTTGATGCTGTCATTCTCAACGCCGGCATGCTGTACGGGCCGTTCCGCAAGACTCCCGACACCGGTATCCCCGCCATGGTGTTTGTCAACGTGGTGGCACCATATATCCTGACCTGCTTGTTGCGTCGTCCTAAGCGGCTGGTATTCATCTCTTCGCAGTTGCACCGCCAGGGTGACGCTAGTGTGGAGGATATTTTCTGGTTCAAGCGCGGCGAAGGAAGATTCCAGGACTTCCCGGCATACTGTGACTCGAAATTGCATGTCCTTCTGCTTGCAAATGCCGTGGCCAGAAGGTATAAAGATACCTCCGTGGTCAGTGTACACCCAGGCTGGATAGCCACCAAGCTCGGGGGCGAAGGGGCACCTGATAAACTGGAAGATGGGGTAGATACCTACGTGATGTTGGCAGAGGGGGATTACGACCAAAACCTGACCGGAAAGTATTTTGAGCCAAAGAGAGTACTTGGACGTCCGTTGCCAGCTTCGGAGGACATCAACctgcaggagaaggtggtcaAGGCTTGTGAAGAGGTGACTGGTCTGAAACTTCCCGCGTGA
- a CDS encoding regulator of G-protein signaling domain-containing protein yields MTTLNDILSHSSDQPYTFEAFVDFLARNHCLETLEFISEVKHYRESYNLSLARFSVSGKDPKEREDSYLFREWQHIKDAYIVPNAPREINIPGWMRDALMEIAPEVSYPPPILLEPVLHYAYEMLAEDAVLPFIRSLADIADTNGAGHLQHRRQAYEPPRIIRPVDETVTLSSRRSTNHSLTHNTDHASPPSQADGKEEPDHSNSRHSFSKSVSVRSD; encoded by the exons AT GACGACTCTCAACGATATCCTATCCCACTCGAGTGACCAACCATATACGTTCGAGGCTTTTGTGGATTTCCTCGCTAGGAACCATTGCCTCGAAACGCTCGAGTTCATCTCCGAGGTGAAGCACTACCGTGAGAGCTATAATCTTTCCCTAGCTCGTTTCAGCGTGTCAGGTAAAGACccgaaggaaagagaggatTCGTACCTCTTCCGGGAATGGCAACATATAAAGGATGCATACATTGTTCCTAATGCTCCGCGTGAGATTAACATACCAGGGTGGATGCGAGACGCTTTAATGGAAATCGCACCTGAAGTTTCTTATCCCCCACCGATCCTACTGGAACCGGTCCTTCATTATGCATACGAAATGCTTGCGGAAGATGCAGTCCTCCCCTTCATTCGATCGTTAGCGGACATAGCCGACACAAACGGTGCTGGACACCTACAACACCGACGGCAAGCATATGAACCGCCACGCATTATAAGGCCGGTGGATGAAACAGTAACACTTTCGTC TCGCAGATCAACCAATCATTCTCTGACCCATAACACAGACCATGCTTCTCCCCCATCCCAAGCGGATGGAAAGGAAGAGCCAGACCATAGTAATTCGAGGCATTCATTCTCGAAGTCGGTCAG CGTTAGGTCCGACTAG